A genomic window from Thioalkalivibrio sp. ALJ12 includes:
- a CDS encoding pitrilysin family protein, producing MLHALKKLSRRSRLAALALVPLTLLVMPVQAVEIDRWETDEGLRVLYVEAPDLPMVDLRLTFDGGAARDGDLPGLAMMTSRGLRHGTEEMDASELAERFESVGARFSTSSLRDMAIVSLRTLTEPDWMETSVGTLADVLSAPAFPEGDFERSRRQALQSLQRERQEPAVVASRRFYELMYEDHPYGSWPGGEVDTLEAITRDDARAFFERHYAAGNGSLAITGGVSREQAEELAARISAALPRGDAVDPLPPVPMREEPVEERIAFPSEQAHIFMGAPALRRGDEAHFALTLANHALGGGGFTSRLFQEVRSARGLAYSVHSRFQPMAVEGPFVINMQTGVDQTDEAVEVLREQVLRWHAEGVDPEEMEASRENVINSFPLSLASNSDIVSLLGMIGFYGLSDDYLERYVERMQAVELETMNTQLADRLNPEALVTVIVGGQED from the coding sequence ATGCTGCACGCACTCAAGAAACTCTCGCGTCGTTCCCGGTTGGCGGCGCTGGCCCTGGTCCCGCTGACCCTGCTGGTGATGCCGGTGCAGGCGGTGGAGATTGATCGCTGGGAAACCGACGAGGGTCTGCGCGTCCTGTATGTCGAGGCGCCGGACCTGCCGATGGTGGATCTGCGCCTGACCTTCGATGGTGGCGCGGCACGCGATGGTGATCTGCCCGGGCTGGCGATGATGACCTCCCGTGGTCTGCGCCACGGCACCGAGGAGATGGATGCCTCCGAACTGGCCGAACGCTTCGAATCGGTGGGCGCCCGCTTCAGTACCAGCTCCCTGCGGGATATGGCGATCGTCAGCCTGCGCACCCTGACCGAGCCGGACTGGATGGAGACGTCGGTCGGCACCCTGGCCGACGTACTGTCCGCCCCCGCCTTCCCCGAGGGCGATTTCGAGCGCAGCCGCCGACAGGCCCTGCAGTCCCTGCAGCGCGAGCGCCAGGAACCGGCCGTGGTGGCCAGCCGGCGATTCTACGAACTGATGTATGAAGACCACCCCTATGGCAGCTGGCCGGGCGGCGAGGTCGATACGCTGGAGGCGATCACGCGCGATGATGCCCGGGCCTTCTTCGAGCGTCACTACGCGGCGGGGAACGGCTCGCTGGCGATCACCGGCGGGGTAAGCCGCGAGCAGGCCGAGGAGCTGGCCGCCCGGATCTCGGCCGCGCTGCCCCGTGGCGATGCAGTTGACCCGTTGCCGCCGGTGCCAATGCGCGAGGAGCCGGTGGAGGAGCGCATCGCGTTCCCGTCGGAGCAGGCGCACATCTTTATGGGGGCCCCGGCCCTGCGCCGCGGCGACGAGGCGCACTTCGCCCTGACGCTGGCCAATCATGCCCTGGGCGGGGGCGGATTTACCTCGCGCCTGTTCCAGGAGGTGCGCAGCGCCCGCGGGCTGGCCTACTCGGTGCACAGCCGCTTCCAGCCGATGGCGGTCGAAGGCCCGTTCGTGATCAATATGCAGACGGGCGTGGACCAGACGGACGAGGCCGTGGAGGTCCTGCGCGAGCAGGTCCTGCGCTGGCACGCCGAGGGGGTGGACCCTGAAGAGATGGAGGCCTCGCGCGAGAACGTGATCAACTCGTTCCCCTTGTCGCTGGCCTCCAACAGCGACATCGTCAGCCTGCTCGGCATGATCGGTTTCTACGGACTCTCCGATGACTATCTGGAGCGCTATGTCGAGCGCATGCAAGCGGTGGAGCTGGAGACTATGAACACCCAGCTGGCCGACCGTCTCAACCCCGAGGCCCTGGTCACGGTCATTGTCGGTGGCCAGGAAGACTAG